The genomic DNA GCTTGAGGACATCAAGTATCCAACCCAGGCACTCCTGGTTGGCTAAGCCGTGCAGAGGTCCCGCCAGGCCATTCAGACCGGCCGACAGGGAATAATAAGCGTCCGACAGCGCCGAGCCGACCGTATGCGCCGAGAAGGCGCTGACATTGCCGCCCTCGTGGTCGCAGTGAAGGGTCAGATAGAGCTGTATCAACTTGGCAAAGTTTCCGCTCTTGTCCTTGATACCGAGCATATGGGCGTAATTGGCGCCCCAGTCGAGATCTTTCTTGGGAGCAATCCGGTTGCCCTTCTTGAAACGCATCCGGTAGATACCCGCCGCCACCACCGGCATTTTCGCCAGAATGTTCAGGGCGTCTTCGAGGGTCGGTTTCCAGTAATCTTCTTTCTTCATCCCCTTGTCGTACTCTTTCCGGAATTCCGATTCTTTCTCCATAACCAGAATGGCGGTATCGAGCATAACCATCGGGTGTGAATCTTTCGGCATCGCTTCCAGAACATCCCAAACATATTTAGGGACTTTGGCTCTCTCGCTGTACTCTTTCTGAAGCGCTTTCAGGGTCGCCTTGTCCGGCATCTCGCCGGTAAGAAGAAGATAAAAAATCTCTTCGGGAAGCTTCTCAGTCAGCTCATTGAGAGGAATACCGCGAATCACCAGCCCGGTGTCAGGATTGACCACGGAGGTATCGCAAATCATCGCCTTGACTCCGCGCATACCGCCGTACGCCTGCGCTATCGTCACATCAGAAATCTTGATATCACCATGATTCTTGGTGATGCTCTTGACTTCATCGCGCAAGCCGGGAATAATTTCAGCCATCCTCTTCTGCAGTGTGGCCATAATTTAAACTCCTGTATTTATTTAATTGGATTGGGGTTTATTTGTCGCCTCCGCCATTGTGAACTCTTTCACATATTCTCACCCGGATATATTACTCCATAATCCTCCGCTTGTCAATATCAGCGGCGCCGTTTTTTTTGATATATAGGAATTATACAGAGACCCGGGGCGGAATTCGTCATTGCTGTTCGGTTCTGAGGGAAAATTGCCAGACGCGCTTAATTCGACTGAGAATCTTATAATGGGGGAATTTATAGGCGTAAACAGCCGTTTCGACTATAGCAACGTATCGGCAGAATCCATTGCCCAAAAGGAGGAACCGATGCGACCGATGCTATCCTGTCTGACGGTCCATGCCATCGCCCTCCGACTCGCTCACAAACTGGCGAAATTTGTCATCGATATGGGAAGCAAACCATTTGTCTATGATGGACTTCCGGAAACGCCACTCCTTTCCCAACTTTGCCGCCGGGATCCGTTTTTCCTGCGCCCAGGTGTAAATGGTCTGCGGCTTAAGCTTTAGATAGGTCGCTACCTCTTCCAATGTCATGATGTCGCTGTCATTATTGGCTGTCAATCTGCCCTCCGGTTGTCCGCAAGGTGTCGGGGGGAAACAGGCTCTCAATCCGTTCCAACGCTTCCGGGACTGGCGATTTTTCTTCCGGCTCGGTGAGCTGTTTCGCCGCATAGATTACCGCCGCATAAAAGTTCCCTTCATATTCCCCGAAAAACTCAAATGGTTCCCCTCTTTTGG from Candidatus Zixiibacteriota bacterium includes the following:
- a CDS encoding citrate (Si)-synthase; the protein is MATLQKRMAEIIPGLRDEVKSITKNHGDIKISDVTIAQAYGGMRGVKAMICDTSVVNPDTGLVIRGIPLNELTEKLPEEIFYLLLTGEMPDKATLKALQKEYSERAKVPKYVWDVLEAMPKDSHPMVMLDTAILVMEKESEFRKEYDKGMKKEDYWKPTLEDALNILAKMPVVAAGIYRMRFKKGNRIAPKKDLDWGANYAHMLGIKDKSGNFAKLIQLYLTLHCDHEGGNVSAFSAHTVGSALSDAYYSLSAGLNGLAGPLHGLANQECLGWILDVLKQFKGVPPEEELYKFSWDTLNSGRVIPGYGHAVLRVTDPRFTAFLEFGKKYIPEDPVFQLVAKVYDVVPRVLKEQGKVKDPWPNVDAGSGALLYHYGLTEFPYYTVLFAVSRAMGILAQLVLNRALGTPITRPKSVSTAWIKKQIPSAPAPQQ
- a CDS encoding helix-turn-helix domain-containing protein; this encodes MTANNDSDIMTLEEVATYLKLKPQTIYTWAQEKRIPAAKLGKEWRFRKSIIDKWFASHIDDKFRQFVSESEGDGMDRQTG